A genomic stretch from Pomacea canaliculata isolate SZHN2017 linkage group LG2, ASM307304v1, whole genome shotgun sequence includes:
- the LOC112557261 gene encoding uncharacterized protein LOC112557261 produces the protein MGPSVAILLCVLTSANGLFLYFHRYHTTTQNPDVHENQDPDIYYHVTSVGDLVIAVNSQAHPPECYVIDVTTWSHLLDNRSTFTRIKAQLETLISSHESKRYPLTHDDLQTYFKAEQGFSECRGHNLYLLDYTPSL, from the exons ATGGGGCCGTCTGTTGCAATCCTTCTTTGTGTACTGACATCA GCTAACGGGCTTTTCCTATATTTTCACCGCTATCATACAACCACTCAGAACCCGGACGTCCATGAAAATCAGGACCCTGATATCTACTATCATGTGACTTCT GTAGGTGATTTGGTGATTGCAGTCAACAGCCAGGCACATCCACCCGAATGTTATGTCATAGATGTGACCACATGGTCACACCTACTGGACAATCGTTCCACTTTCACCAGAATCAAG GCTCAACTCGAGACCCTGATCAGCAGCCACGAGTCCAAAAGGTATCCACTCACCCATGACGACCTGCAAACGTATTTCAAGGCCGAACAAGGCTTCTCTGAGTGCCGAGGTCATAATTTATATCTCCTCGACTACACCCCTTCGCTGTGA
- the LOC112558122 gene encoding xyloside xylosyltransferase 1-like — MRPPTYLVTCKGLYCCPAFTFCSLETRELLPLPIMAQVVVLSSLWRYFHKIVIAGILLCLLLWILIYYSSNSISKSSSSLSKTEFVHVHDFLENKDSDVKPKSEIATTLPLINESFISESEKFWEISQDQGEDDIFVLIPLTNARVNRNLQTKFEVCVSSMSHLSSAVIHLYVIGDQDSRNIARSFVATISKQNVKLTLLDIDVLAKQMDKLIRVMQQHFTYNADSYYSQTLFFLSTFMHVLTPRSLHRLIMLDADLQFRADVKHLNELFRQFAPGNVIGIAYEMQPVYRHVLAKYRQAHPETPAGAPKPSGNPGFNSGVLLLNLDEMRLSQQYNSLLSADVVQKLAEKYAFKGHLADQDFYTLISLEHMELFYVLPCTWNRQLCQWWRDKGYEDVFDHYFSCEGDVNIYHGNCNTPFPSP; from the exons ATGCGCCCACCGACCTATCTTGTAACGTGCAAGGGACTGTACTGTTGTCCagcttttacattttgttccCTTGAAACTCGCGAGTTGCTACCCCTGCCCATTATGGCGCAAGTTGTTGTGCTTTCTTCCCTATGGAGATACTTTCATAAAATCGTGATAGCTggaattttactttgtttactcTTGTGGATCCTTATTTACTATTCATCAAATTCAATTTCAAAATCATCATCTAGCCTGTCAAAGACTGAATTTGTACATGTTCATGATTTTCTGGAGAATAAAGACAGCGATGTGAAACCGAAGTCTGAAATCGCGACCACTCTGCCTCTCATAAACGAAAGCTTTATATCCGAGTCCGAAAAATTTTGGGAAATATCTCAGGATCAAGGAGAGGAtgacatatttgttttaattccGCTAACAAATGCCCGGGTGAATCGCAACCTTCAGACGAAATTTGAAGTATGTGTGTCTTCTATGTCacatttgtcgtctgctgtcataCATCTATACGTTATAGGAGACCAGGACAGCCGTAACATTGCTCGCTCTTTCGTCGCAACTATAAGCAAACAGAATGTTAAG CTGACCTTGTTAGACATCGATGTGCTTGCCAAACAAATGGACAAACTGATCCGAGTGATGCAACAACATTTCACCTACAACGCAGACAGCTACTACAGCCAgactctcttctttctttcaacattcATGCATGTATTAACCCCTCGATCATTGCATCGCCTCATCATGCTTGATGCTGACCTTCAGTTCCGAGCAGATGTCAAGCATTTGAATGAATTATTTAGACAGTTTGCTCCTGGAAATGTCATAGGCATAGCTTATGAGATGCAGCCAGTGTATAGACATGTACTAGCAAAGTACCGTCAAGCACATCCAGAAACACCAGCAGGAGCTCCAAAACCCTCTGGCAACCCTGGCTTCAACAGTGGCGTTCTGTTGCTTAACCTGGACGAAATGCGTTTGTCTCAACAGTACAATAGCTTACTCTCAGCAGATGTGGTGCAGAAATTGGCAGAAAAGTATGCTTTCAAGGGACACCTTGCTGACCAGGACTTCTATACCCTGATATCTCTTGAACACATGGAACTGTTCTATGTCCTGCCATGCACGTGGAACAGACAGCTGTGCCAGTGGTGGAGAGATAAAGGTTATGAAGATGTGTTTGACCACTACTTTTCATGTGAAGGAGATGTGAATATTTATCATGGCAACTGCAACACTCCATTTCCATCTCCCTAA